Proteins found in one Actinokineospora alba genomic segment:
- a CDS encoding ATP-dependent helicase, which yields MAENALDLFTPATRQWFAGAFDAPTDAQTGAWRAAAAGEHALVVAPTGSGKTLAAFLWALDRLAAEGKPVDAKHRCRVLYVSPLKALAVDVQRNLRAPLAGIRQASHRLGLPEPDITVGMRTGDTPADERRAFARTPPDVLVTTPESLFLLLTSAARESLRGVRTVIVDEVHAVAGAKRGSHLALSLERLDALLERPAQRIGLSATVRPVDEVSGFLGGGRPVTLVQPKIGKTVEVRVEVPTEDMSSLTEQHNDDAGDRTTASIWPMVERRVLELVRQHRSTIVFANSRRLAERMTARLNELADEEVLDLDRFPAEAIGQSGLTTMASPVIARAHHGSMSREQRTLVEEDLKSGRLPCVVATSSLELGIDMGAVDLVVQVEAPPTVASGLQRVGRAGHQVGAVSRGVMFPKFRGDLVSCAVVAERMAQGAIEAVRYPRNPLDVLAQHIVAMVAVEPWTVTELATLVRRAAPFASLPDSALYAVLDMLAGRYPSEEFGELRPRVTWDRISGELRGRPGAQRLAVTSGGTIPDRGLFTVMTPPDERGAGSRVGELDEEMVYESRVGDTFLLGTSAWRVQDITHDRVIVTPAPGEPARMPFWKGDAPGRPLELGRALGKFVRELSSVDDAAARDRAAVAGLDGWATDNLLAYLSEQREATRHVPDDRTIVVERFRDELGDWRLVVHSPFGGQVNAPWALAIGARLRERRGVEAQIAHGDDGIVIRLPDAVDDLGQEVVAGAEDVLLDPDEVEQIVVAEVSGSALFAARFRECASRSLLLPRRDPRRRTPLWQQRQRSAQLLSVAAKYEQFPVVLEAMRECLQDVYDVGGLRELMSDVRARRVRVVEVQTQSASPFARSLLFGYVGMFLYGSDVPLAERRAAALSLDSALLAELLGSEAIRELLDPEVLAEVERSLQRLDPNRHARHAEDAADLLRFLGDLSVAEAQARGVAPEWLAELEAARRVLRVRIAGDERFIAIEDAGRVRDALGTALPVGVPEVFTEPVADPLGDLLSRYARTHGPFPAMEAAARFGLGTSVVTGVLERLAGAGRLVRGELRPISGPEPPAAVEYCDADVLRRLRRSSLARLRAEVEPVEPAALGRFLPSWHGIGRKSRSTATADDVLAVVEQLAGAPIPASALESLVLPARLRGYSPALLDELTAAGEVTWCGTGALAGGDGWIALAPADVADLLLPEVEDAVPDTPLHTAVLSALDGGALFFRQVADRTGAILLDGGAEAPNDPDVIAALWDLVWGGLITNDTIAPLRALVSGKGAAHRPRRTAPRGRYARLRTARPDMPTRTGPPTVGGRWSLVVPREQDPTRRAHARAEAFLERHGVLTRGALDTERVTGGFSGVYKVLRAMEESGQIIRGYVVEGLGASQFAARGAVDRLRALSRADAADAPEFPATVLAAADPAQPYGAALTWPEPLGDGKHRPGRKAGALVVLVDGVPAMYVERGGRSLLSFTDAEQPLRAAAEALSRAVHDGWLGSLSVQKADGEVALTSSLATVLRDAGFRATPKGLRLRA from the coding sequence TATGTGTCTCCGCTCAAGGCGCTGGCGGTCGACGTGCAGCGCAACCTCCGGGCGCCGCTGGCGGGCATCCGGCAGGCGTCGCACCGGCTCGGCCTGCCGGAGCCGGATATCACGGTGGGCATGCGGACCGGCGACACACCGGCCGACGAGCGCCGCGCGTTCGCCAGGACACCGCCGGACGTGCTGGTCACCACACCGGAGTCGCTCTTCCTGCTGCTGACATCAGCGGCGCGCGAGTCGCTGCGCGGGGTGCGCACGGTGATCGTGGACGAGGTGCACGCGGTCGCCGGGGCCAAGCGCGGGTCGCACCTGGCGCTGTCGCTGGAGCGGCTGGACGCACTGCTGGAGCGGCCCGCCCAGCGGATCGGGCTGTCGGCGACAGTGCGGCCGGTGGACGAGGTGAGCGGCTTCCTCGGCGGCGGGCGGCCGGTCACGCTGGTCCAGCCGAAGATCGGCAAGACGGTGGAGGTGCGGGTCGAGGTCCCCACGGAGGACATGTCGAGCCTGACCGAGCAGCACAACGACGACGCAGGAGACCGGACCACCGCCTCGATCTGGCCGATGGTGGAGCGGCGGGTGCTCGAGCTGGTCCGGCAGCACCGGTCGACGATCGTCTTCGCCAACTCGCGCCGGCTCGCGGAGCGGATGACGGCCCGGCTCAACGAGCTGGCCGACGAGGAGGTGCTCGACCTCGACCGGTTCCCTGCCGAGGCGATCGGGCAGTCGGGCCTCACGACGATGGCCTCGCCGGTGATCGCTCGGGCGCACCACGGCTCGATGTCGCGTGAGCAGCGCACGCTGGTGGAGGAAGACCTCAAATCCGGGCGCCTGCCCTGTGTGGTGGCCACGTCGTCGCTGGAGCTGGGCATCGACATGGGTGCGGTCGACCTGGTGGTCCAGGTGGAGGCGCCGCCGACGGTCGCGTCCGGGCTGCAGCGGGTCGGACGGGCGGGCCACCAGGTGGGCGCGGTGTCGCGCGGCGTGATGTTCCCGAAGTTCCGCGGCGACCTGGTGTCCTGCGCCGTGGTGGCGGAGCGGATGGCTCAGGGCGCGATCGAGGCGGTCCGGTACCCGCGCAACCCGCTCGACGTGTTGGCGCAGCACATCGTCGCGATGGTGGCGGTGGAGCCGTGGACGGTCACCGAGCTCGCGACTCTGGTTCGGCGCGCGGCGCCGTTCGCGTCGCTGCCGGATTCGGCGCTGTACGCGGTGCTCGACATGCTGGCGGGCCGTTATCCGAGCGAGGAGTTCGGCGAGCTGCGACCCCGGGTGACGTGGGACCGGATCAGCGGTGAGCTGCGCGGAAGGCCTGGCGCGCAACGGCTCGCGGTCACCTCCGGTGGCACGATCCCCGACCGGGGGCTGTTCACGGTGATGACCCCGCCGGACGAGCGGGGCGCCGGGTCGCGGGTCGGCGAACTCGACGAGGAGATGGTCTACGAGTCGCGGGTGGGCGACACGTTCCTGCTCGGCACGTCCGCGTGGCGGGTGCAGGACATCACCCACGACCGGGTGATCGTCACGCCCGCGCCGGGCGAGCCCGCCCGGATGCCGTTCTGGAAGGGCGACGCTCCCGGGCGTCCGCTGGAACTCGGTCGGGCGCTGGGCAAGTTCGTCCGCGAACTGTCCAGTGTGGACGATGCGGCCGCGCGGGATCGGGCGGCGGTGGCCGGGCTGGACGGATGGGCGACGGACAACCTGCTCGCGTACCTGTCCGAGCAGCGCGAGGCGACCCGGCATGTGCCGGACGACCGGACGATCGTGGTCGAACGGTTCCGCGACGAGTTGGGCGACTGGCGGCTGGTCGTGCACTCACCGTTCGGCGGGCAGGTCAACGCGCCGTGGGCGCTGGCGATCGGCGCCCGGCTGCGTGAGCGGCGCGGGGTCGAGGCGCAGATCGCGCACGGCGACGACGGCATCGTGATCCGGCTGCCCGACGCGGTCGACGACCTGGGCCAGGAAGTCGTGGCGGGCGCCGAGGACGTGCTGCTCGACCCGGACGAGGTCGAGCAGATCGTGGTGGCCGAGGTCAGTGGGTCGGCCCTGTTCGCCGCCCGGTTCCGCGAGTGCGCGTCACGGTCGTTGCTGCTGCCCAGGCGGGATCCGCGCAGGCGCACCCCGCTGTGGCAGCAGCGGCAGCGTTCGGCGCAGCTGCTGTCGGTGGCGGCGAAGTACGAGCAGTTCCCGGTCGTGCTGGAGGCGATGCGTGAATGCCTGCAGGACGTCTACGACGTGGGTGGCCTGCGTGAGCTGATGTCGGACGTGCGGGCCCGCCGGGTGCGGGTGGTGGAGGTGCAGACGCAGTCCGCGTCGCCGTTCGCGCGCAGCCTGCTGTTCGGCTACGTCGGGATGTTCCTCTACGGCAGCGACGTTCCCCTCGCGGAACGGCGGGCGGCGGCGTTGTCGCTCGACAGCGCGCTGCTCGCCGAACTCCTTGGCTCCGAGGCGATCCGAGAGCTGCTCGACCCGGAGGTGCTGGCCGAGGTGGAGCGCTCGCTGCAGCGGCTCGACCCGAACCGGCACGCCCGCCACGCCGAGGACGCGGCGGATCTGTTGCGGTTCCTGGGTGATCTTTCCGTGGCGGAGGCGCAGGCCCGGGGTGTGGCACCGGAATGGCTCGCGGAACTGGAGGCGGCGCGCCGGGTGCTGCGGGTCCGCATCGCGGGCGACGAGCGGTTCATCGCCATCGAGGACGCGGGCCGAGTCCGCGACGCGCTCGGCACAGCGCTGCCGGTCGGCGTGCCCGAGGTGTTCACCGAGCCGGTCGCCGATCCGCTGGGCGACTTGCTTTCCCGCTACGCGCGCACACACGGGCCGTTCCCGGCGATGGAGGCCGCCGCCCGGTTCGGGCTTGGCACGTCGGTGGTGACCGGTGTGTTGGAGCGGCTGGCGGGCGCGGGCAGGCTGGTGCGCGGTGAGCTGCGGCCGATCAGCGGCCCGGAGCCGCCCGCGGCCGTCGAATACTGCGACGCCGACGTCCTGCGGCGGCTGCGGCGCTCGTCGCTCGCGCGGCTGCGGGCCGAGGTCGAGCCGGTCGAACCGGCGGCCCTGGGCCGATTCCTGCCGAGCTGGCACGGCATCGGCCGAAAGTCCCGTTCCACGGCGACCGCCGATGACGTCCTGGCGGTGGTGGAGCAGCTCGCGGGTGCGCCGATCCCCGCGAGCGCCCTGGAGTCGCTGGTCCTGCCCGCGCGGCTGCGCGGCTACTCCCCCGCCCTGCTCGACGAGCTGACGGCGGCGGGCGAGGTCACCTGGTGCGGAACCGGCGCGCTCGCCGGAGGCGACGGCTGGATCGCGTTGGCGCCCGCCGACGTCGCCGACTTGTTGCTCCCCGAGGTCGAGGACGCCGTCCCCGACACCCCACTGCACACGGCGGTTCTGTCCGCTTTGGACGGTGGCGCCCTGTTCTTCCGGCAGGTCGCCGACCGAACCGGCGCCATCCTGCTCGACGGCGGCGCCGAGGCCCCGAACGACCCGGACGTCATCGCGGCGCTGTGGGACCTGGTCTGGGGCGGCCTGATCACCAACGACACCATCGCGCCGCTGCGTGCTCTGGTCTCCGGCAAGGGCGCCGCGCACCGTCCTCGGCGGACAGCCCCCCGCGGGCGCTACGCCCGGCTGCGCACCGCCCGCCCGGATATGCCCACCCGCACCGGACCGCCGACCGTCGGCGGCCGCTGGTCCCTGGTCGTCCCCCGCGAGCAAGACCCGACGCGGCGCGCCCACGCCCGGGCCGAGGCTTTCCTTGAACGCCACGGGGTTCTCACTCGCGGCGCGCTGGACACCGAGCGGGTCACGGGTGGCTTCAGCGGCGTCTACAAGGTGCTGCGGGCGATGGAGGAGTCGGGCCAGATCATCCGCGGCTACGTCGTGGAGGGCTTGGGCGCTTCCCAGTTCGCCGCCCGCGGCGCGGTGGACCGCCTACGGGCCCTGTCGCGCGCCGACGCGGCCGACGCCCCCGAATTCCCCGCGACCGTCCTCGCCGCCGCCGACCCGGCCCAGCCGTACGGCGCGGCACTCACGTGGCCGGAACCATTGGGAGACGGCAAACACCGCCCAGGCCGCAAGGCCGGGGCGTTGGTGGTGCTGGTGGACGGCGTCCCCGCCATGTACGTCGAACGCGGCGGCCGATCCCTCCTGTCCTTCACCGACGCGGAACAACCCTTGCGCGCCGCCGCCGAAGCCCTCTCCCGCGCCGTCCACGACGGCTGGCTGGGCTCCCTGTCAGTACAGAAGGCAGACGGCGAAGTCGCCCTGACCTCATCCCTGGCAACGGTTCTCCGAGACGCGGGTTTCCGCGCCACCCCCAAAGGCCTCCGCCTACGCGCTTAG